A window of Athene noctua chromosome 27, bAthNoc1.hap1.1, whole genome shotgun sequence genomic DNA:
AAAGAAACAAGCCTCTACACGCAACGCTCTAGGCAGTTCTCTGCAGGAGAGGGTCCTTGGACCCAGGACTCACAACCCCACAGGGACTGCGCTCGTCCCAGGGACCAACCGCATTTTACACGACTGTATCGGCTGCTGGGAACACACTTTGATGCAAAAGATGCAAAAATCTTCCTGCAGCTCCTCACCCTGCTCTCTCCAAGAGGTGCCAGATGAGCTTTAACAGCCATTTAGACCCCGACATCGCACTGGCTCAGTCGTACATGTCACAGCCGCTCGCCTGTGGTCCTGCTGTTTCTGAGCACCAGGAGATTTTAATCATTTCCCGGTACCGGAGCCAGTCATGTCTGTTCCCAGCATTCCCACCAATTCCTGGGATTTTCATGTCCTTAATTAGGAACAAGAGCCTTTCCCTAGAGCTCCTCACTTCTTAATCTTTTCTTGATGTCCTTTCTTCAAATTCCCAGGACATGCCCTTGGATGCAGTTTAAGAACTAAAGCCAGCTATTAATATACAATAGCACTAATGACACATTACAGTTGCttggaaataaattaatgagGAGATAGAAGTTCTCAAAAAGACCAGGGGAAATCCAGAACGGCCTCTCTGTGCGGAGCAGGGCTTAGAGGCACAGCTACGACGCGTGGAGCCAGCGAGGGCCTCGCATCGCATCATCCCTTATCAGGGAGGAAGTAAATCTGCTTGGAGAGTTTCAGATGGTGAGGAAGGTATTAAGATTATTGTTTTATCAAATTATAGAAAGCTGCTTGTTGTAAAGGCACGGAGGTGACCTTCTCTTTGCAGAAACTTTTCTCCCAGCCCCCTTCCTCACAATTTTTCCTAGGTTTAATCCCCCTGGGAATTTCAAAGGCTGCGTTTCAGGAGAACTCGGCCAGCCAGAGATGGAGCTGCTGCACAGCTGAAGGGAAGCTGGAAACCACCAATAAATCCTATTTCCTTTATACATTACCTACACCTTGGGACTAAATTACCTGAGAATGGATCCACacagaacatttctttttcttcatttctcttccGAAGAATTAAACCCACCTCACTTTCATGCCTCTGCTCTGATTTAGATAAAACCTGACAGCGTTTTCACGGTGCACAGCCCTGCTGACACCCTCCTGTTCCAGTTTCTAGCCACAAAGGCAATGGGCTCTGGCAGAGCAACCCAAAATATCCATCCCCATCTAATTGAACGCTCCACTGCGATGATGGCCCTGGCAGGGTCATGAGCATGTCCTTCTCTCCCGGGGTCTGGCTGCCTGGGCTCAAGGGCCTGTTCACTGCCAACTGCAATGCCTGAAATTGGGATAAAAATGAGAGTGGGATCAAGGACAACAGAGGGGACCTGGCCACAAGCCCATTACCAGCATCCTGGCAGCACAGTCAGGACACTGTCCTACCTAAGTTTAACCCTCCCAGTTCCCACCAGGGACTGGTTACCAGCAGAGAGAAGAGCACGCTCCCAAGCATGATGCTGcagccttggaaaaaaacaaactcgAGAGCTGacaaggctggaggaaaagtcACTAGCAGCAGCTCTGGGATCTGCTGTTGTTCCAGCTGccacaaataattttcttttcattttctcccaACTCTTACCACATCACTGCACCATTAAACACAGAGCCAATAACCAGGAAAGTAGTTGTGAAGCTGGAAGTGCCCATGGATGTAACCAGCAGCACCTCCGAGCAAGGAGATCAGGAAAAGTTTTCTAAGACTAGAGAGGCACAGAGGTACTGGGGTGGCACCGGGGCAGTGCCCTgctgtgccccagggcagagggcACTGTGCAGTCGTTTCAGCTTTGTCCTGACGTGCAGCGTTACTGCGGGGAGCACGGCGAGCTCTTCCTCGTGTACAAAGGCCACTGCTGCCCCAGCTGGGGCTagtggccagggcaggggggcagctgCAAGGCTGAACATGAAGGCGTCAAAGAGCAAAGGTACCTGATGCTTGTGACGGCTGCAGTCACACGGGGGGGACGCAGGGTCCTTGTGTTTGCTGCTGGCATCCACAGGGCAGCCTGACCTCCTTTCTCACAAGAAGAAAGGCCAAAACAGCAGCAATTTTGGCTACAAAAGAGAATTCTCTGGGACGGCTGCAGCTAGGAAATGAACTTCGATGAGCCAGAGAGGTCGCAGAACACTGCGGATAATTGCGAGGAGCATGCTGAGCTGGGAAAATGAGAGAATCAAAGGTTTTCAGAGATCTTGCCCGGCATAAAGCCGCTGCCTGACAACACGCGCCGCGTCCGGCGCCTCCGCTCAGCTGTCATTTCCATTAGTGCTTCTGCGCTGCCCCTCGTCCCCGTTCCGCACCGTTCAGTGATGGGAACTGATCTCTTCCCTCTGCATGACTCGTCATACAATTTGCTCAATTTCCTTTTGTTCAGGACACATTCCCTGAAACTGGGACTACCTTGATTAAATAAAAGCAAGTGACAGCTCAGGAATAATATTACAAACCTGTCTCCTGCATGGCAGCGACGCAGTCGCATCAGCCTGtgctatacatacatatacatctCTATATACCTACCACTGCACACAGACACCtatataaaatgttaataaataattGAATAATAAAGTGTCACAATCCAGGTTAATTTGAAAACCAGGGCTGTAAAGCAAAGGTGAAAAATGGGGCCTGACAGTGCATTAGCATAGACATGAAGCAGTAATCTATTCATGAGACATCACTCCTAATGAATCATGACTGGCAGAAGAGGGAGAAGGACAACAAGGCTGGCATTAAAGTGTCTGCGCTCCGTGCTCTGGAGGAAAGTAGGAACACAGCTGTGAGATGCGATTCATTATCCTGCTTTGCCTCCTGTGGGCTCTTCGCACTTGTTTCTTCAcactcccccttccctcctctcaccCTCCCTCTTATTTTATGTAGGAAATAAAAATCGCACAGTGTAGGCAGGGGTAATAAGATTTAACATCTCCCTCCGCTCTGTACAAAACACGCTACTCGTTTTTCTTTGTCTCCATGCACAAGTCCAGCTGTGCAAGCACGGACTTGGACTCtcaagctttttttcctcaggtcCACAAGTAAACTTGCAACGTCCCTTCATCCCCTCTGCGGTCCCGCAGCACCTCACACCCCCACGGCTgatttcctccctccttcccaccccctaAGGGAGGTGAAATAGGGACAACGCGCCAAGACAGGAAAAAGTTTTGTTCCCGACCGCGTTGTAGCTCTGGAAAGCGAAGCACGGCTCACCTTGTGCTGCGCGAGCTCCGGGAGGGATCTCCGCACGTGCTCCTGCAGCCGGTACAGGGCCACGGAGGGCTCGTTGGCCAGGACGTACATGCTCTCCGTGAATTTATCCGTAACTGCAACGAGAAAAACAAGTTATGGAAACCGGGGAGCAACAAGGGGAAAGGTGGGGTTGGAAAGGGTGCCCTGCAATGCTGGTCTTGTCCCCAGCACAACAATGGAGAGATCAGAGCACAACCCCAGGTATTTTTCATAACTAGTCCGTTATAAAGGATGTGAAAGCAAAACCCTGCTGAGCAGGCAGCCCCGTTTCCACTCTCCCCAtaacagcaactgcagccagCGACAAGCTTGGCTCCAGCTGCCAACAGCCCAGCTTGGGACGTCGCCACCTCCACAACCCCCTACGAGCTCTGGTTGTTCTGATTTCAGGGACCACCGGGGTTATGCCCGTCCCTGGGTCCTTTCTGACCCCTTTGGAGGGGGCCAGGAgatgagcagagcccagcagcagcctgaCTCCCCTTCCTGGACCTGCTGCCACCCCGCCTGCCTGGCAGTGCCGGGCTGGAGGCTCCTTCGGGCTCATCTCTGCTCAGGCCCTCGAGCTCGCCTGTGCCTCAGCCACCCCCCCGCTGCGGGGTCCTTCTGTTGCTCCCCTCCAGACCCCTCCCTCCCAGTGACATCCTAAAAACGTCCACGGAGGAGACACGGTGGCTGCAGACCGGGGCTCGGGAAGCTTCGGTGTCGTTCCGAGCTGCCTGCTGAGCCGCtttccccccctccacccctcctaTCCCGGCCTGTCCGGGCCAGGGAcaccttttctgctgttttttgcGCAGCGACAGCACAGCTCTGATCTCTCTTTCCCTGCACGTCTGGAAGGAGAACACCAACAGCTCTTAATGACTAAGAGACACAAAAAATCGAAGATCGTCTCATTGTTCatagtgggggggggggtgtgaatcGGGGAGTGTTTTCACCAGGCTGAAGTGGAACACCTTTCAGCTTCtgcataattttctattttaaggaaaattattccctcctcctcccttcagaGCTTTTGTTTCAGTGACAACTGCCCAGATAGCCCAGTTCCATAACGCACTGAGCCTTCCGAAGGCAAATGGGAATAAACATATAATTTTACTGGAATAATAATCCCAACTCGGGACAGACACAACGTCTGTCTCCCCTCCTAACACGAATTACTCCCCAGGCCCTCGCACCGGGGCAGGTAAagaggggacaaggggaggggggggcccagGGCAGCTCCTCACGGCAGGGCCAGCTCCGAGGGGGGCCCAGCGGGGTcccgccagctctgcctgccccgAACTGAGGGTCCCGTCGGGGTACGTCGCCCCCCGCTCTGTCACGACCCCATCGTGACTAAACCCACGGTGCCTTTCCTggccctgccaccccccccccccgctgccgcaACTTGCCCCGTCTCGTCGCACCTTTCCCTCTGACGACCCGCAGGGCCCTGCCGTGATTTCTGCTGTCGCTGCGCAGCCCCGGCCAGCCCGCGCCCTGTCACGACTCCCAGGGGCCTGTCGCGACCGGCCAACTCAGACCCGCAGAGCCCTGCCGCgaccagccccgccgccgccgggccccacCGAGCCGCATCCGGCCCGCTCCCACCTTTCTTCACCTTCAGCTGCATCTCGGGCTCCTCCAtcccccctccctctcttcttcttcctccccttcctccctcccgcgCCGCCGCTTCCGCTTCCGCCGGCTCCGCCAAAACCGCCCCGGTCGGAAACACCCGTGGGGCCTCCGTCCCCTCAAAGGGCCCCGGCCGGAAACATCGCCCCAGCACTACCGTtccgccccagccccccccccccccgagtgcTCCCCCCCCGCCGTCTGTCGTCCCGTGTTCCGCCCCCCCCGCACCTCGGGGCCGGGCCGACCCTACGGGCAGATCTCCGGAGCGGCCTTCCCCGGGTCGGGCCACCGCGTCCCCGCTGCCCCGAGCCaccccggggtgtgtgtgtgtgtgtgtggggggggggtgttaaacCACCATGATCGCCCCTTTCCTCATCGATGCCCCCCCCCGGGGTCTCTGCGTGGAGGCCTCGAGGCGGGTGGAGGCCTCGGGCGCCCAGCgctgggccccccccgggccccctgGTGCTGTACAGGGGAGGGGGGACACCGTGGGGCCTTTTGCCAGGCCCTGAGGCCCGGGGGTGTCGTCCCCGTCtagtcccccccccgccgccgccgcacttTTGTCCCCTcgcagccccgccgcggggccggagCGCTCCCACCCCCAGGGCTTGGGGGGCCGGAGCTGCTCTCCTCAGGGACGAGGCACaaatgagggggtggggggtgtccccccccctctccccaccgtGTCAGTGGGCACCTGCTGCCCCACGGCCGCCGCCACCTCGTCCCCATCCCGCCCAGGGACTGTCGCTTTAACACCAGCCTTCCCGCCTCGCCCGGCCCCCGCCGTCAGCGGGCAGGTGGAGCTGCACAGGGGGGGCCCCCACcgtgcccccccgctcccctcgggccgccccccccctccatccgCCAACGGCCAGGCCGCGGCGCTGAGGCCGGAGGAAGGGGAAGTGCCGGGGCAGGACCCGGGGATGCCGGCGGGGAGCCCGGACTCCTCGCCGGGGAGCGGCGGCTTGGCCTGAGCCGGGACGGGCCCCACCGGCCAAGCCCGGGGGATGGCGAGGTGGGCAGCGGCGGCCGCAGACGGCAGTGGGGGGGCCGGGGAGAAAGGGGGGGGTCCCCTCCGGCCTGCCCTGGCTCGGCCCCGCGGGCAGCGGGAAGGCGGCCGTGCTGGGCTGGGGACGGTCCCCGTGCGGCTTCGCAGCGCTCCGGAGCTTTTGTCCGGAGCTTTTTGTCTGGGGAGGGCAAGCGGGACCCCAGACTGCGCTGCCGGCACGGAGGAGGAGTTTGGGGGCCACTCAGGGACTCGgcagcctccctcccccccccggctTCCCTTTCTGTCCccactttttccccctttctaaCATGTTGTTGTGTGCAGCTGCCTCATGGAAGGGGAAAAAGCCGTCGCTCATCTCGTGGAGACGCCCCTGAAGGACACGGACACCCAGGAGCAACAGAAAGAGGGTGAAAACGGAGCCGAGAGAGCAGCAGCCgcagaggagctggcagggacCAGGGACACGGGGGACAGCGGGGCTCCCCCGGGGACTCTGCGCCCAGACCAGGACGTGCCACGCGTGAACCACGGGGACGGTGAGTGCTGGGGGTGACGGGAGCTGAGACGGGGCACGCACGGACCCGGGATCCTGCAGCACCAGTCCCCCTGAAAACTGGGATCAACGTGCCCCCACCCCGGGGTCTGGGTGCAGGCGGGGTGCTTGCCGTGCCGGCTGGGTCTCCTTGTGCCGCGTGCGGAGCCCATCCTGCTCCCCAAAAAGCAGAAGTGAGGTTCCTAATGGCCGCCCTTGTTTTGTAGGTGCAGCAGAGACTCTCCTGAAGCCCTCGACTGCCTCGATGGACAGGCAGAGGAGCACCGAGCTCTTGGCCCTGGACAGTGAGTGTTGCAGAGCCTGGTGCTCACAGATGCTCAGGCACAGCCCCAGTGGGAGACAAGCGTGGGAGAGGTCATCTGGGTCTCCCATCCCACAAAGGCAGCtagaaaaaagtctttttacTGCTGCTGGTCCCTCCCATAATGTGGCAAGGCCAAGTCCAAATCCAGACTTTGGTGATGACTTGTGGCAGCAGTGAGAGGTCGCTGCAGCTCCACGCAGAGGAACCAGAGATAAATTCTTTTCATATACTTTCCTAATTAAACTACAAATTGCTTGTTGAAAACACATTCAGATTTCCAAGTGGAGCTCTTCAAGGGTAGGGAACATGAGGATGAACTTGAGTGCATCCCCCAGGATGTCCTCTGCAGTGTAGCGTTTGCAATTATACCATTATTACCAGATCTCTGCCTCCCGCCGTGCCCCAGATGGACCCTGCCCCTCCTTGGGCAGCTGTTTGGGCTGTTTTATCAGCTGTTAGTCCCTGTGCACTGGTCAAACCTCAGCCTTCAGGCTCTTTACTTGCAAGGGAATAATTCTTTTTGTGCAGGGACAGGAGGGAAAAGCTTCAAGTAAGTCGCATGAGACCTGAGCTTTCATGAAGCTCTTGGCTTCAAGTCAGTGTAGTTCCTCCCTGTGCACGGAGGAGACGTGCCctgactctctcctctctctggaACAGGTTTCCCCCTGAAGCACTCGAACACGCTGACGAACCGGCAGCGAGGCAACGAGGTCTCGGCCCTCCCAGCCACGCTGGACAGTGAGTACGGGCGGGCAGAGCGGGGTGTGTGTCTCACACACCAACGGACGTGGGATGtggagggagcagagggacagTGGGGCTGGAGcctccctccatctcctgctgccaCGCAGCTCAGTGCCCACCGGCCTTGTCTCTCGGGCTGCTCCCTCCAGcgctgctgctctcagctctcGCCCTGGCTGGCTGTCCCCGCTGCTAAACAGCAGAAGGGTGTTAATTACCCATCAGGTTTTTTGGGGCTCAGATGGGGGCTGGCCACTTACCCAGGCTTGCAGGGACCCACCTGCAGACAGTGGGTGCTGAACTGGGGAGACATTTTATCCTGATGGGTGAATTCTTTCTGTCCCCCAGCATTGTCCATCCACCAGCTTGCTGCCCAAGGTGAGCTTAGCCAGCTGAAGGAGCACCTTCGGAAGGGTACGTGTCTCTCAGGGTTCTCACCCCAGATCACACAGTCCTGCCATGTCATAGCACACTCAGAAtcaccaaggttggaaaagaccttgaagatcctccagtccaagcatttaaagaaaaaaaaaattcccagaaagagtggtcagacagtggaacaggctgcccagggaagggatGGAGTCCACATCCTTGGGGGGGTTTAAGGGTCATTTGAATGAGCTGTGGGGgcatgtggggtaggggagaactttgtagagtggggctgagggttggactcgatgatcccgaggggcttttccaacctgaatgattctgggattgacctccccctgacccttcccaactcccccagatccctcagcgctggctcagccccgactcttcaacccccccagggatcccggggactcccccctgccctgggcagcccattccaatgcccaacagccccttctccAAAGATATACTTCCTGATATTTACTCTTTGATAAACCCTCAGCCCAGTCCCTTACTGGGTTTACTGGGAGGACAGGGAGCAGAGGGGGCTTTACCCTCCCTGTTTACAATGTCTCATCCATGTCTGTGCAGGTGAGAACTTGGTAAATAAACCTGATGAGAGAGGTTTCACACCTCTGATCTGGGCTGCAGCCTTCGGAGAGATCGAAACGGTCCGTCACCTGCTGGAATGGGTAAGGCCACGGTCACGCAGCACCTGGTTAACAGGAGACTTCCCATCTCTGATCCTGGCAGCCGCCAAATTGTCCAGCACCATCCTGGTACCATCTCAGCCAGTTTTTCCCATAGCACCAAACAGGACTCGGCTGCAGAGCTAACAGCTCGGATGCTGCTCCCCACTGGGCTGTGAGCTAAGTCAGGAGCATGAAGAGCCTTATCTCACAGCCAGCAATAACTGTTTGTAATTAAATATCTGCTTATTGGTAATTTGAGATCAAGCTTATCACTTGGGCCCTGTAATCTGCCAGCAAATGTGCTCGCCGAGGTATCGTTGCAGTTAATGAACTCTTTGCTGCTTCGTCCTTGAGTGCTGGGCTTGCAGCTGAGGACTGTCTGGGGGTGAGCGGGAACCGGATCCTCCTGCGCTCTGGATCAAGCTGCTCCCCAAAGCTCAGTCCCCCGTCTGCGTGTGCCCAAGGATCAGCGAGCACTCGCACGTCCTAAGCGCTGGCGAAACGTTGGCTCTGTTGCTGTTTTAACAGCAACATTGCAATCTTGTTACCTGGGGAACTCACAACCCAAAATAAACGAGGCGATACGTTGGTAAAGGCTGTAATGATGTCCAGGAGAGGTCCGCGGCTGGCAGGGCTTGGAGGACAGGGAGGTTTTGTAGGTAATTCAGTAACAAAAGAGAGGGTGGGTATTGTACTGGTGTCTAGACAGGGCTGGTAACACAGTTCCGAGTGCTGGGAAAAGGGCTGAGTGACAGGAACCATCAGGTTTAGTTTACTGACACTGGAGAAGGGCTTTTAAGTCCTCACCCGAGACGTGGGGGACTCTGTAAGGGGAGGTCACTGGGGGTGCGTGAGCTGTCTCAGCCCCACCAGGCCGCTGGGCCCTGGCTCCGTGCTCAGCCCCCCTGGGGCACCCAGCAAGGCTGTGCTGAGCACCCCAGGTCTCAGCAGGGCTCCTGCACCCCGCCGGGGCTAACGCCTGCGCTGTCCCCAGGGCGCTGACCCCCACGCGCTGGCGAAGGAGCGGGAGAGCGCCCTGGCCCTGGCCAGCATGGGCGGCTACACCGACATCGTGGTCATGCTGCTGGAGAGGGACGTGGACATCAACATCTACGACTGGGTGAGTGCCACCGGGCGCAGGCCGCTGCGGGGACCGTGCTGGGAGTGACACCAAGCCCCCCGGGGCTCCACCaagctcattttaaaaaaacagcagcGAGTTCGCACCGTTCTGGGCTGAGCCTCTCTCCTAGATGCTTCGCAGCGCTCGTCTGCCTGCTCGTGTTTTGAGAAATTAATCTGGCTAATAATTTTAAATGGTTTCCTCAGTTGTTCACACTGGTGATGTTAGCAGCCGCAAGGAAACAGCGCCCAGAACTTAAGGTTGTCTTTAAAATTACACAATTTAAAAGTTATTGTATtgcacacagagaagaaaaactgagcagagcctctctgggAGAAAACACCCAGCCCGGAGCTGGGAGAGGGTGGGAAGGGGATCCCAGTGGGTTGGGGACCTACTGCTGTGGGAGAAGCTGGAGGTGCGTGAGCACGGCCCCGCGCCAGGCCGGCAGTGACgcagccccttccctttccctgcagaACGGCGGCACTCCCCTGCTCTACGCCGTGCGCGGCAATCACGTCAAGTGTGTCGAGGCCCTACTAGGTAACGGGGAAGATCTGCACTTAGTCCTTGGCCTCGAATCCGCTGCCCGTTGGTAACCGCCTCGCGGAGAGAGCGGGACACGCCTGGGGGGAGAAACTGAGCAGCTCCCCACTCACGGGGGGCTGCCCAGCCAGCACGGGCACCTTTTTGGGGTCCCCTGAGCCGGAGGGGGACACCACGTCGGCCGGGGAGCGCCGTGCCCTGATCTCCACTGCCTGCTTGCAGCTCGCGGCGCTGATCTGACGACGGAGGCAGATTCTGGCTACACGCCGATGGATCTGGCCGTGGCCCTGGGACACAAGAAAGGCAAGTgtcccctctgtgcctggcagggAGCCCACCCTTCCCTTCCAAAAAACTCTCCAGGCAATTCCCACCTTCCTCCCTTGCTCAGGGCTTTTTTTTGACCTTCCACCCCTGCTTCCCGCTCTGAAAACGATCCAGAGAAATCAAGATGGGTCCCgttccccctgctccccctccaaGCCAGAGCAGTGCTGGAGATCGGGCTGGGACGGGGGACGTGGGGACAGGCCCCTGGAAAAAGAGGTTTTCCAGCCTCCcactggaaaacagcagcaaaacgCTGACCAGGTCCTGCCCACAGCAGTGGGTTTcacttctctcccctcccttaGTCCAACAGGTGATCGAAAATCACATCCTCAAGCTATTCCAGAACAAGGAGCAGGAGTGACGCAGCCGCTCGCGCTGCACCGCTGCAGCGCCAGCGCTTCTCCCGGCCCACACAGGACCCTCCTCTGGGACCACCACGGCCTCACCCAGCCGTCCCACAACGAACGGGGCAGCGGCACGATGCTTCCAGCAAGGAGCACGTGGAGGATGCCAGGAACTTTAGTGGATCTGCGCCTCTCCCCAACGGCCACGGTCCCCTGCACCCGGGGACACTCATTCCTCAGAGCAGCTGCATTTCTGCCCTGTGCGGGCTCGGCTGCTTGTGCGTGTGTGCGTTCAGGTATTGCATTATTGGAATTAAACTCTAAAGCAGCTGCGTGGAGCCCTGTCCATTGCCTCGGCCTCTCACAGCAGCCAGTCCCCAATCCCAGTACTAGCTACTGGGGAACAGCGAGGGGAACTGGGCCAACCAACCTCTGCAAAGCCTGCGCCCCGCCAGTGTGCTGCTATTCCTCTCCAGATCTGTCTCACCGAAGAGGGAAGCTCCCTCTTAACGCCCACAAACTTGCCAAGCCCTCTCTGCACGCAGTCAGGGAAACATCCACAGGCAGAAGCAAAACCCTGCAGGAAGCATCACCCTGCCAGCCAGGAACACAGCACGGCCCCGGCCGGCAGCCACGATCCTGAGCCGGAGCCCAGTGAGGCCACAAACAGCCGCTCCAAGAAGTTCAGGGGTGGCTGGCAAAGGCAAGAGGCAGCCAGAGCCCCCGGCACACGGAGGGgactttcctcctctctcctgctcaAGCCACGTACCAGCGCGGCCATGGCAAACCCCGGAGGGCTCGGTCCCAGGGTGCCACTTCCCCAAGGAGCAGCCGTAAAGAAGCAGGGACACGATTTATTCAGCCGGTGACACAAATTGCATCCCACGGGGATCTCTGCTCTGTCACTGCCATGCCGTGGGGCTGGAGTCCCCTCTCAGGGCCTTGGGGTGTGATTGGGGGCAGCACCTCTCCGCTGGCAAGGTTTACTGTCCTATTTCCCCCCAcgcagcagagccccagcacaggcagtggggtgcagcccccccatGCTGTCCCTAgagcctctcccccagcaccccgaggTGGTACACCACGATCCTCCCGAAGAAGTCTGTGCTGTTCTCAAAGGTGATCTTCAGCTTATCCAGCTCCGTCTCCCTCACCTGGAATCTGTGCGGGGGCCGTAAAGGAGAAAAATAGGCAGGAGGatgctacaggcctggggaggagtggctggagagctgccggtcagagagggactgggggggttgataatgagccagagtgtgcccagggggccaaggaggccaatggcatcctggcttgtgtcagccctggtgtggccagcagggacagggaagggatctgagccctgggctcggcactggggaggccgcccctcggtgagtgggttcagctttgggtccctcaccccaaaaaggccattgaatgactcgagcgtggccagagaagggcaacggagctggggcagggtctggagcacaggtctgctggggagcggctgggggaactgggggggttcagtctggagaagaggaggctgaggggagacctcctggccctctgcaactccctgccaggagggggcagagaggggggatgagtctctggagccaaggccccagcgccaggccccgagggaatggcctcaagctgcccagggcagggtcaggctggctctgaggaaggatttctgtgcagaaggggctgttgggcgttggaatgggctgcccagggcaggggggagtccccgggatccctggaggggttgaagagtcgggctgagccagcgctgagggatctgggggagttgggaaggatcagggtgagggtcatggttgggctggaggagctgcaagggcttttccaacccaggtcATTCTGTGACATGTGGGAGATCTGCCCCGAGGGGCACGCGTGGGGCTCACACCCTGGTGTACCGTGGCCGGTGACGTCCAgatctgctccagctctgcccagtaGCTCCAGCAGTGGCAAAGGGTCAACAGGCACCCACAGATCTGTCTAAACTGCGGCTCTGCCGTCACCCCCCTCTGCCCCTCCACAACATGGCAAAGGATATCTGCATGGCGTTGATGTCCTCGGGGTACAGGGAGGATATTTTCACCAGTTCTTCGcctgctctgcagcctgtggagggtAAAGGTGGAGGCAGAGGCTCAGGTGCTGGAGGAGCCTTCAagccccccaaatcctccccgcGTTGGCTGGGAGCAGTGGTCCATCAATGGACCAGGCTCCCATCTGCACCCAAAGCGTCCCAGAGGACCCAGGTCCTCGCTGTTCACCCCTCTGCGCTCCAGCCACAGCCTCAGCCCCTCTCGGGATGTGGGAGCGGTTAACAAATACCTCTGGGCCTCACAAGAAACAGCTGCGGGATCCAGGTGCGGGTAAACTGAGGCAGAGGGGACCCCCGTGCCCCTAAACCAGGTCCTCACCTTCCAGCGTGCACAGCCGGCTGGAGAACCCCCCCTGGAACTGGATGTGGAGCTGCGAGACCTTGACGGTGCGGGGGAAGTCCAGGGTGACCCACTGGCACATGCCCTGGAGGCAGGAGTGACAGCGGGGCTCCGTCACAGCGGGGACAGCGGGGTGTCCCCAGCCCACggcccccagcccacccctcTGGCT
This region includes:
- the BORCS8 gene encoding BLOC-1-related complex subunit 8 isoform X3, which gives rise to MEEPEMQLKVKKVTDKFTESMYVLANEPSVALYRLQEHVRRSLPELAQHKSDMQSWEEQSQGAIYTVEYACSTVAPQAKNPPASS
- the RFXANK gene encoding DNA-binding protein RFXANK, with product MASCLMEGEKAVAHLVETPLKDTDTQEQQKEGENGAERAAAAEELAGTRDTGDSGAPPGTLRPDQDVPRVNHGDGAAETLLKPSTASMDRQRSTELLALDSFPLKHSNTLTNRQRGNEVSALPATLDTLSIHQLAAQGELSQLKEHLRKGENLVNKPDERGFTPLIWAAAFGEIETVRHLLEWGADPHALAKERESALALASMGGYTDIVVMLLERDVDINIYDWNGGTPLLYAVRGNHVKCVEALLARGADLTTEADSGYTPMDLAVALGHKKVQQVIENHILKLFQNKEQE
- the NR2C2AP gene encoding nuclear receptor 2C2-associated protein; its protein translation is MPVEPLVCADTATRVSSVLNRDVKQFGKKHMFDASEETCWNSDQGMCQWVTLDFPRTVKVSQLHIQFQGGFSSRLCTLEGCRAGEELVKISSLYPEDINAMQRFQVRETELDKLKITFENSTDFFGRIVVYHLGVLGERL